One genomic region from Lynx canadensis isolate LIC74 chromosome E1, mLynCan4.pri.v2, whole genome shotgun sequence encodes:
- the GOSR2 gene encoding Golgi SNAP receptor complex member 2 isoform X4, whose product MGRLETADKQSLHLVENEIQASIDQIFSHLERLEILSSKEPPNKRQNAKLRVDQLKYDVQHLQTALRNFQHRRYAREQQERQREELLSRTFTTNDSDTTIPMDSSLHFNSSLQKIHHGMDDLIGGGHSILDGLRAQRLTLKGTQKKILDIANMLGLSNTVMRLTEKRAFQDKYFMIGGMLLTCVVMFLVVQYLT is encoded by the exons TAGTAGAAAACGAAATCCAAGCAAGCATTGACCAGATATTCAGCCATCTAGAACGTCTGGAGATTCTGTCCAGCAAGGAGCCCCCGAACAAAAGACAGAATGCCAAACT TCGTGTTGACCAGTTAAAGTATGATGTCCAGCACCTGCAGACTGCTCTCAGAAACTTCCAGCATCGGCGATACGCAAGGGAGCAGCAGGAGAGACAGCGAGAGGAACTTCTGTCTCGAACCTTCACCACTAAC GACTCTGACACGACCATCCCGATGGATAGCTCGCTGCATTTCAACTCCTCCCTCCAGAAAATTCACCATGGCATGGACGACCTCATCGGAGGCGGGCACAGTATTCTGGACGGACTGAGGGCCCAGAGACTGACCTTGAAG GGGACTCAGAAGAAGATCCTTGACATTGCCAACATGCTGGGCTTGTCCAACACCGTGATGCGGCTCACTGAGAAGCGGGCTTTCCAGGACAAGTACTTCATGATCGGTGGCATGCTTCTCACCTGTGTGGTCATGTTCCTCGTGGTGCAGTACCTGACATGA